The nucleotide window AGGCCACCACCGTCAGCGGACCGATCTCGGCATCACCGCCGGCGAAGACACCGTCGCAATCGGTGATCAGTGAGCGGGACAGGTCATTGCCCATGCCGTCTTTCAGGGATTTCCCGGCGGCATCTTTGAGCGGCAGGGCCTTGGTGACGACCGTATTCCACTTGGTGATGTCGATGCCCATGTCGGAGGGAATGAAGCTCAGGTCAGGATCCTGGCCGATGGCCGGGATGACGGTGTCGCACTCGACGATGAATTCGCTGCCCGGCACCGGTTCAGGACGCCGGCGACCCGATGCGTCCGGCTCGCCCATGGCCATGCGCACGCATTCCACGCCGGTCACCTGCTCGTTGGCATCCACCACGATCTTGGTGGGCAGCACCTGGAACTCGAACGTGACCCCTTCCTCTTCGGCGCCGTCCACTTCCCAGACATCGGCCGGCATCTCCTTGCGGGAGCGGCGGTAGAGCAGGGTCGATACCTCGGCCCCTTCGCGCAGGGCCACGCGGACGCAGTCGATGGCGGTATTGCCACCGCCGACCACGCAGACCTTCTTGCCCATGCCGGTCGGCTTGCCCATGTAGGCCTCGCGCAGGAAATCGATGCCGCCGGTGAGGAAGCCCTTGTAGCCCTTGTCCTCTCCTTCGACACCCATCGGCTTGGAACGGTGGGCGCCGGGAGCCAGGAAAACCGCGTCGTGCTTCTTCTTCAGCTCAGGCAGTGTAATGTCCTTGCCGATGCGGCAGTTGTAGACGATCTCCACGCCCATGGACTGGATGATGTCGATATCGCGCTGCAGCAGGTGGCGCGGCATGCGGTAGGCCGGAATGCCGACCGCGATCATGCCGCCGCCGAATCCTTCGGGCAGGGTTTCATAGATCGTGCTGCGGTACCCTTCCAATGCCAGGTAGTAGGCTGCCGCGAGGCCGGCAGGCCCGGCGCCGACGATGCCGACGGTCTTGCTTTTGGCTGGCTTGGGCTGCATGGGGGGCTGCAGTTTGTGCATCCATTCGTAATCAGATGCTGAACGCTTCAGCACCATAATGTTGATGGCATCATCGACATTTTTGCGGCGGCAGGCGGTTTCGCAGGGGTGCGGACAGACCCTGCCGCATACGGCCGGCAGCGGCATGTGGTTGCGGATCGTGGCCAGCGAGTCGCCGAACTGATAGTTCTTGATCGCCTCGATGTAGGCTGGAATATCGATGTGCGAAGGGCATTTGTCCATGCAGGGGGCGGTCAGCTTGTGGATATAGCTGGCCGGTTTGGGGGTGCGGGTGCCGTTCAGGTAGGCCAGAAAATCATCCCGGAAGTGGGTGACGGCGTCCAGGACCGGCGTGGTCGCGCTCTGGCACAGGGTGCATTTGCAGTGCTGCAGCACGTCGGTCAGATCAGCGACCGAGTCCAGATCGGCCGGGGTGGCTTTGCCTTCCAGCACGTTCTGAAGCAGGTCCATCAATACCTTGGTGCCCTTTTTGCCCGGCGTGCACCTGCCGCAGCAGAAGAGTGTCTGAACGCGCTTCATGTACTCGGCGGTCATGGCAGGTACGTCGACATCCTTGTCGAACAGGATCAGCCCGTCCCACCCCATGAAACTGCGCAGGGGGCGCGTGCCGTCGAACGCGACCGGCAGCTTGAAGCTGGCCGCCGTCGGCTCACCGGAAATATTCCTGTTGTCGACTATATTTCTGCCCCATGTCGAAAAGACTACCTGAGCCACACGAACCTCCGAATGCGAACCCCTTGTTATGCAGGGTTAAGTATCTGTAATTTCCTTAGGGTAAACCCCCGGCTCTGCCGGGGGACCCCAATAGTTTGACAGTTCCTGAAATATGTAGAAGCCTCCCTAACGTGAACCGCTCAAAGTACACGAAAAGGAGGCTTCAATGGACGACACACAAAGTTTATGCCACACGAAATGGGATTGCAAGTATCACGTTGTATGGATTCCAAAATGTCGCCGCAAGGTGCTGTTTGGTCGAATCCGGAAATATCTTGCCGACTTGTTTCATAGTCTAGCCAGGCAGAAAGAGTGCAAGATAGTGGAAGGGCACCTTCAACCTGATCATATTCACATATTGATATCGATCCCACCAAAATACTCCGTTGCACAGGTGATCGGTTTCATCAAGGGCAAAAGTGCAATCCATATTGCGCGAATGTACCTTGGTCAGAAGAAGAACTTTGCTGGTATGAGCTTTTGGGCACGTGGCTACTTTGTATCCACTGTCGGTGCTGACGAGGAAACAATTGCCAACTACATCAGGAACCAGGAAGACGAAGACAAACGTCTGGATCAATTGACATTTTTGCCCGAAGAATGACCACCACTCGTGGTGGTCAGATAATCTTT belongs to Geobacter sp. SVR and includes:
- a CDS encoding FAD-dependent oxidoreductase, which produces MAQVVFSTWGRNIVDNRNISGEPTAASFKLPVAFDGTRPLRSFMGWDGLILFDKDVDVPAMTAEYMKRVQTLFCCGRCTPGKKGTKVLMDLLQNVLEGKATPADLDSVADLTDVLQHCKCTLCQSATTPVLDAVTHFRDDFLAYLNGTRTPKPASYIHKLTAPCMDKCPSHIDIPAYIEAIKNYQFGDSLATIRNHMPLPAVCGRVCPHPCETACRRKNVDDAINIMVLKRSASDYEWMHKLQPPMQPKPAKSKTVGIVGAGPAGLAAAYYLALEGYRSTIYETLPEGFGGGMIAVGIPAYRMPRHLLQRDIDIIQSMGVEIVYNCRIGKDITLPELKKKHDAVFLAPGAHRSKPMGVEGEDKGYKGFLTGGIDFLREAYMGKPTGMGKKVCVVGGGNTAIDCVRVALREGAEVSTLLYRRSRKEMPADVWEVDGAEEEGVTFEFQVLPTKIVVDANEQVTGVECVRMAMGEPDASGRRRPEPVPGSEFIVECDTVIPAIGQDPDLSFIPSDMGIDITKWNTVVTKALPLKDAAGKSLKDGMGNDLSRSLITDCDGVFAGGDAEIGPLTVVACVGNAHRAASVIQRWLEEGSAYLTEEDIFEDLLTYLGVYDKNEQVACLDSVSRSNQKEVHGKERASFKNYSEVELGFPDSTAQREADRCLRCYRVALVTV
- the tnpA gene encoding IS200/IS605 family transposase translates to MDDTQSLCHTKWDCKYHVVWIPKCRRKVLFGRIRKYLADLFHSLARQKECKIVEGHLQPDHIHILISIPPKYSVAQVIGFIKGKSAIHIARMYLGQKKNFAGMSFWARGYFVSTVGADEETIANYIRNQEDEDKRLDQLTFLPEE